The Ictidomys tridecemlineatus isolate mIctTri1 chromosome 6, mIctTri1.hap1, whole genome shotgun sequence genome includes a region encoding these proteins:
- the LOC101959838 gene encoding small ribosomal subunit protein bS21m produces the protein MAKHLKFIARTRMVHEGNVEGAYRTLNRILSMVGLIEDMKPQRYYEKPCRKRQRESYETCRRIYNMEMARTINFLMKNQADPWQRC, from the coding sequence ATGGCAAAGCACCTGAAGTTCATTGCCAGGACTAGGATGGTACACGAAGGGAACGTGGAAGGTGCATACAGAACCCTGAACAGAATCCTCAGCATGGTTGGGCTCATTGAGGACATGAAACCACAAAGATACTATGAGAAACCTTGCCGCAAGCGACAGCGGGAAAGCTATGAAACCTGCAGGCGGATCTACAACATGGAAATGGCTCGAACGATCAACTTTTTGATGAAGAATCAGGCAGATCCATGGCAGCGCTGCTGA